A window of Solea solea chromosome 18, fSolSol10.1, whole genome shotgun sequence contains these coding sequences:
- the otx2b gene encoding homeobox protein OTX2, whose product MMSYLKQPPYTVNGLSLTTSGMDLLHPSVGYPATPRKQRRERTTFTRAQLDILEALFGKTRYPDIFMREEVALKINLPESRVQVWFKNRRAKCRQQQQQQQNGGQNKVRPAKKKSSPTREVSSESGASGQFTPPASTTTVPAIPTSTAPVSIWSPASISPLSDPLSTSSSSCMQRSYPMTYTQASGYSQSYAGSTSYFGGMDCSSYLTPMHHQLSGPGSTLSPMSTNAVTSHLNQTPASLPTQGYGTSGLGFNSTADCLDYKDQAASWKLNFNADCLDYKDQTSSWKFQVL is encoded by the exons ATGATGTCGTATTTAAAGCAACCCCCTTACACAGTCAACGGCCTCAGCTTAACCACTTCCGGCATGGACCTTCTGCATCCATCCGTGGGTTATCCAG CGACGCCGCGGAAGCAGAGGCGAGAAAGGACTACTTTTACGCGCGCACAGCTCGACATTTTGGAGGCGTTGTTCGGCAAAACTCGATATCCGGACATATTCATGCGCGAGGAGGTGGCGCTGAAAATCAATCTACCTGAGTCCCGAGTCCAG GTCTGGTTTAAGAACCGGCGGGCAAAGTGtcgccagcagcagcagcagcagcagaacggAGGCCAGAACAAGGTGCGACCTGCCAAGAAGAAAAGTTCCCCCACCAGAGAAGTGAGCTCAGAGAGCGGGGCCAGCGGACAGTTCACGCCCCCCGCCAGCACCACCACAGTCCCCGCCATCCCCACCAGCACCGCCCCGGTGTCCATCTGGAGCCCGGCGTCCATCTCTCCGCTCTCGGACCCGCTgtctacctcctcctcctcgtgcaTGCAGAGGTCTTACCCCATGACTTACACCCAGGCCTCGGGCTACAGCCAGAGCTACGCCGGCTCCACGTCCTACTTCGGCGGCATGGATTGCAGCTCTTACCTCACTCCCATGCACCACCAGCTGTCAGGCCCGGGCTCGACACTCAGCCCGATGAGCACGAACGCGGTCACGAGCCACCTGAACCAGACCCCGGCGTCCCTCCCCACGCAGGGCTACGGGACGTCCGGCCTGGGCTTCAACTCCACAGCGGACTGCCTGGATTATAAGGACCAAGCCGCGTCGTGGAAGCTGAACTTCAACGCAGATTGCTTGGATTATAAGGATCAAACTTCCTCGTGGAAATTCCAGGTCCTGTGA